In Lewinellaceae bacterium, a single window of DNA contains:
- a CDS encoding putative toxin-antitoxin system toxin component, PIN family: protein MKVVLDTNVLLIALPLSSPYRHIYDSLLQEKYTLVVTTEILNEYEEILSKQITPTIAENVIRLLLSLPNIEKKEVYYRWGLIDADSDDNKFVDCAIAANARFVVTEDKHFNVLKGVNFPKVNVINSDEFQELLRDGNN, encoded by the coding sequence GTGAAAGTTGTCCTGGATACTAATGTTTTACTTATCGCTCTTCCTCTGTCTTCGCCTTACCGGCATATTTACGATAGTCTGCTTCAGGAAAAATATACTCTTGTTGTCACCACTGAGATTTTGAATGAATACGAAGAAATCCTATCGAAACAAATTACTCCCACCATTGCGGAAAATGTTATTCGCCTCTTGCTTTCCCTGCCCAATATTGAAAAGAAAGAAGTCTATTATCGCTGGGGCTTGATTGATGCAGATTCCGATGATAATAAATTTGTGGATTGTGCCATTGCGGCTAATGCAAGATTTGTTGTTACTGAGGACAAGCACTTCAATGTATTGAAAGGTGTTAATTTCCCTAAAGTCAATGTGATCAATTCAGATGAATTCCAAGAATTGCTTCGGGATGGCAATAAC